The Andrena cerasifolii isolate SP2316 chromosome 14, iyAndCera1_principal, whole genome shotgun sequence genome contains a region encoding:
- the LOC143376477 gene encoding uncharacterized protein LOC143376477 — MDRRLDASRSGWREDASSHPKKSKKRSSKRSSVLGPWANSVQSNQNSNVVPDMEYQHVMWQSNVQQNVQSNGQRLFTAASDPSMCGYAQMPMTYAMEPVSLPAMYRLYQPVPFSGVRPVHGRPRRHCNQNHPMNLGANSVANGYTSLQENRLECPIPVNYQNGDYTSLPPTANRNIEVNGDELNSEHRRYSDPGLGSAEAPAHTQSEESDSGDSGSSITTIGRSNKLVLSLIEQMTELKKSNSQLFKELNETKSELNSMKAKLAQCKYSTSSDYQPGMLSDLIREIRQANKMCEEGLVTKVKSMVDEKMNQKLLEVDTLNNQVSNLLEEKQTSDRRFAKLEEEVATLKLSANNEGREIAAFEEEALALRRELQEARASKTLAENHVAKCVNARSVTPVAFETAYVTSTPVRTALSDTCNLIPAYWPPPSSPQSFISALHTRAAEKSSLYSTADCSTVSPADSWSTDDNRGPVSSTQPALVATSDLEREDATLEETSSLTSSDNHFERESNKEDREGETVDAGCAVDLEQKASKAEKTGCEEERVSWLGEDKVDSTQGGVAVEGETISSSGSERRAKGSRYEASKKEDDAQRGQKAGSRRSRKKKGNVVTKRSFSEADKSGSDGAHDPTARKGQRTVSVDEDRLGDDDGSRAITEIPDVAVVGGGSFVPKDLCSTGILTSRVLTAPSRATYTTAYI, encoded by the exons ATGGATAGAAG GTTGGACGCATCGAGGTCGGGGTGGCGCGAGGATGCCTCTAGTCACCCTAAAAAGAGCAAGAAACGATCCAGTAAAAGGAGCAGTGTGCTCGGCCCTTGGGCGAACAGTGTGCAGAGCAATCAAAACAGCAACGTGGTGCCTGACATGGAGTATCAGCACGTAATGTGGCAGTCGAACGTGCAGCAGAACGTTCAGAGCAATGGACAGCGCCTCTTCACAGCAGCCTCCGACCCGAGCATGTGCGGCTACGCGCAGATGCCTATGACTTACGCGATGGAGCCCGTTTCGTTGCCAGCTATGTACAGATTGTACCAGCCAGTACCATTCTCCGGTGTCAGGCCCGTGCACGGTAGACCCAGGCGACATTGCAACCAGAATCATCCGATGAATCTGGGCGCGAATTCTGTAGCGAACGGGTACACAAGTCTACAGGAGAACAGGCTGGAGTGCCCTATACCCGTTAACTATCAAAACGGAGACTACACGAGCCTGCCGCCTACGGCGAACAGGAATATTGAAGTCAACGGGGACGAACTGAATTCGGAGCATCGGAGGTACTCGGATCCTGGCCTCGGCTCTGCGGAAGCACCGGCTCATACGCAGAGCGAAGAGTCTGACAGTGGCGACAGTGGAAGTTCCATCACGACGATTGGGCGTAGCAATAAACTCGTTCTGTCCCTTATCGAGCAG ATGACAGAACTGAAAAAGAGCAACAGCCAATTGTTTAAAGAGTTGAACGAGACGAAGTCCGAATTGAATAGCATGAAGGCGAAGTTGGCACAGTGTAAATACAGCACCTCTTCAGATTATCAACCAGGAATGTTATCAg ACCTGATTCGAGAAATCCGGCAAGCTAACAAGATGTGCGAGGAAGGATTGGTTACAAAGGTCAAGTCCATGGTAGATGAAAAGATGAACCAGAAGTTGCTAGAAGTGGACACCTTAAAC AATCAAGTTTCGAACTTGTTGGAGGAGAAGCAAACAAGCGACAGGCGCTTTGCGAAGCTGGAGGAGGAGGTGGCGACGCTGAAGCTGAGCGCAAA CAACGAGGGCCGCGAGATCGCAGCCTTCGAGGAGGAGGCGCTGGCCCTGCGACGGGAGCTCCAGGAGGCGCGGGCTTCGAAGACCCTGGCCGAGAATCACGTGGCAAAGTGCGTAAACGCAAGATCGGTCACGCCCGTTGCTTTCGAAACGGCCTACGTAACCAGCACCCCCGTGCGTACCGCTCTCTCAGACACGTGTAACCTGATCCCAGCCTACTGGCCACCTCCCTCGTCCCCGCAGAGCTTCATCTCGGCACTGCACACCCGAGCCGCCGAGAAGTCCAGCCTCTACAGTACCGCCGACTGTAGCACCGTGTCGCCGGCGGACTCGTGGAGCACGGACGACAACCGGGGCCCGGTGTCCAGCACGCAGCCGGCCCTCGTCGCCACCAGCGATCTGGAGCGCGAGGACGCCACCCTGGAGGAGACCTCCAGCCTCACCTCCTCGGACAACCATTTCGAGAGGGAGAGCAACAAGGAGGACCGGGAGGGCGAGACCGTGGACGCTGGATGCGCCGTGGACCTCGAGCAGAAGGCCAGTAAGGCGGAGAAGACGGGATGCGAAGAGGAGAGAGTTAGCTGGCTGGGCGAGGACAAGGTGGACTCTACTCAGGGCGGCGTGGCCGTTGAAGGCGAGACGATATCGTCCAGCGGCTCGGAGAGGAGAGCCAAAGGCTCGAGGTACGAGGCGAGTAAGAAAGAGGACGATGCCCAGCGCGGCCAGAAGGCTGGCTCCAGGCGGTCCAGGAAGAAGAAGGGTAACGTGGTGACGAAACGATCGTTCAGCGAGGCGGACAAGTCGGGGTCCGACGGCGCGCACGACCCGACGGCGAGAAAGGGCCAGAGAACGGTGAGCGTGGACGAGGATCGTCTCGGTGACGATGATGGGAGCCGAGCCATCACCGAGATCCCGGATGTGGCCGTAGTCGGTGGTGGCTCCTTCGTGCCGAAAGATCTCTGCTCGACGGGAATCCTCACCTCCAGAGTCCTGACAGCACCTTCACGCGCCACCTACACCACCGCCTACATTTAG
- the Sec23 gene encoding transport protein Sec23 isoform X1, which produces MTTYEDFIQQNEDRDGVRFTWNVWPSSRVDATRLVVPLGTLYQPIKERPDLPPIQYDPVLCTRSTCRAILNPLCQVDYRAKLWVCNLCFQRNPFPPQYAAISEQHQPAELIPMYSTIEYTIMRAQCLPPIFLLVVDTCMDDEELGSLKDSLQMSLSLLPPNAFIGLITFGRMVQVHELGCEGCSKSYVFRGTKDLQPKQVQDMLGIGRPIPGQNPNQQRGPGGQPLPPANRFLQPVHKCDMSLTDILGELQRDPWPVGPGKRPLRSTGVALAVATGLLEASYANTGARIMLFVGGPCSQGPGQVVTDDLRQPIRSHHDIHKDNAKHMKKATKHYEGLAARAATNGHIIDIYTCALDQTGLLEMRQCCNSTGGHMVMGDSFNSSLFKQTFQRVFAKDSKGDLKMAFNATLDIKTSREIKVSGAIGPCVSLGVKGASVGEQEVGFGGTCQWKFCSLTPSTTTALFFEVVNQHTAPIPQGGRGCIQFITQYQHSSGQRRIRVTTIARNWADATTSTHHISAGFDQEAAAVLMSRLAVFRAESDDSPDVLRWVDRMLIRLCQKFGEYSKDDPNSFRLAENFSLYPQFMYHLRRSQFLQVFNNSPDETSFYRHMLMREDLTNSLIMVQPILYSYGFSGPPEPVLLDTSSIQPDRILLMDTFFQILIFHGETIAQWRQLKYQDLPEYENFRQLLAAPVDDAAEILAGRFPAPRYIDTEQGGSQARFLLSKVNPSQTHNNMYAYGAGMPIPSGESGAPVLTDDVSLQVFMEHLKKLAVSSTA; this is translated from the exons ATGACCACATACGAGGATTTCATTCAGCAGAATGAGGACCGGGACGGCGTACGTTTCACTTGGAACGTCTGGCCCTCCTCTCGCGTGGACGCCACAAGACTAGTCGTGCCATTAGGAACCCTGTATCAGCCGATTAAAGAAAGGCCAGACCTGCCGCCGATACAGTACGATCCAGTCCTTTGCACACGGTCCACTTGCAGGGCAATTTTGAATCCACTATGCCAGGTGGATTACCGTGCTAAACTATGGGTGTGCAATCTTTGCTTCCAGAGGAATCCT ttccCTCCGCAATATGCTGCTATTTCGGAGCAGCATCAGCCAGCTGAACTCATACCAATGTATTCAACAATCGAATACACTATAATG AGAGCGCAGTGTTTGCCTCCCATATTCCTATTGGTCGTGGATACGTGCATGGACGACGAGGAATTGGGTTCTCTTAAAGATTCGTTGCAAATGTCGCTGTCCTTACTTCCGCCCAATGCTTTCATTGGCCTGATTACATTTGGAAGAATGGTTCAGGTTCACGAACTGGGTTGCGAAGGATGCAGCAAGAGTTACGTTTTCCGTGGTACCAAGGACTTGCAGCCGAAGCAAGTTCAAGACATGCTAG GAATCGGCCGACCAATACCGGGACAGAATCCAAATCAACAGAGAGGACCGGGTGGGCAACCGCTGCCGCCGGCTAATCGCTTTTTACAGCCTGTACATAAATGTGATATGAGTTTAACGGACATTCTGGGAGAGTTGCAACGCGATCCGTGGCCCGTGGGCCCAGGGAAACGCCCGTTGAGATCCACTGGTGTTGCATTGGCTGTTGCTACTGGTCTTTTAGAAGCTAGCTACGCTAATACAGGAGCTAG GATAATGCTGTTCGTTGGTGGACCCTGCTCTCAAGGTCCCGGTCAGGTTGTAACGGACGATTTGAGGCAGCCTATCAGATCGCACCACGATATCCACAAAGATAATGCCAAGCATATGAAGAAGGCAACTAAACACTACGAGGGCCTTGCGGCACGGGCTGCGACCAATGGGCACATAATAGATATCTACACTTGCGCTCTAGATCAAACCGGTCTGCTGGAAATGAGGCAATGCTGCAACTCAACTGGCGGCCACATGGTCATGGGAGACTCCTTCAACTCCTCTTTATTTAAACAAACGTTCCAACGCGTGTTCGCAAAGGACAGCAAGGGCGACTTGAAGATGGCATTTAACGCGACGTTGGACATCAAGACGTCGCGAGAAATCAAAGTCTCCGGAGCGATCGGGCCTTGCGTTTCCCTGGGAGTGAAAGGGGCTAGCGTCGGAGAGCAAGAGGTGGGATTCGGCGGCACATGCCAGTGGAAATTCTGCTCGCTAACTCCCTCCACCACGACCGCGCTGTTCTTCGAAGTCGTGAACCAACACACCGCGCCGATTCCGCAGGGTGGAAGGGGCTGCATTCAATTTATCACACAGTATCAGCACAGCAGCGGCCAACGAAGGATCAGAGTTACCACGATCGCTAGAAA ttgGGCAGACGCGACGACATCGACTCATCATATAAGCGCTGGTTTCGACCAGGAAGCGGCTGCCGTCCTCATGTCGCGCCTAGCCGTCTTCAGGGCAGAAAGCGACGATAGTCCAGACGTATTGAGATGGGTGGACCGAATGCTTATTAGACTA TGTCAGAAGTTTGGAGAGTACTCTAAAGACGACCCGAACAGCTTCAGGCTCGCGGAAAACTTCTCTTTGTATCCTCAGTTTATGTATCACTTACGTAGATCTCAGTTCTTACAAGTGTTCAACAATTCCCCAGATGAAACCAGCTTTTACAG ACACATGCTGATGCGGGAAGATTTAACGAATTCATTGATAATGGTGCAACCGATCTTGTACAGTTACGGATTTAGCGGCCCTCCGGAGCCAGTTCTGCTAGACACTTCGTCCATTCAACCCGATAGAATCTTGTTAATGGACACTTTcttccaaatacttatattccaCGGAGAA ACAATTGCTCAGTGGCGTCAGTTGAAATACCAGGACTTGCCCGAGTATGAGAATTTCCGGCAATTGTTAGCGGCGCCTGTCGACGATGCAGCTGAAATATTGGCAGGAAGATTCCCCGCGCCTAGGTATATCGATACCGAACAGGGTGGTTCACAAGCGAGGTTTTTATTGAGCAAAGTGAATCCCAGTCAGACTCATAATAATATGTACGCCTACGGAGCG GGGATGCCGATACCCAGTGGG GAGAGCGGAGCCCCTGTTTTGACCGACGACGTGAGTCTACAAGTATTTATGGAGCATTTGAAGAAACTGGCCGTGTCGTCCACGGCTTAA
- the Sec23 gene encoding transport protein Sec23 isoform X2 → MTTYEDFIQQNEDRDGVRFTWNVWPSSRVDATRLVVPLGTLYQPIKERPDLPPIQYDPVLCTRSTCRAILNPLCQVDYRAKLWVCNLCFQRNPFPPQYAAISEQHQPAELIPMYSTIEYTIMRAQCLPPIFLLVVDTCMDDEELGSLKDSLQMSLSLLPPNAFIGLITFGRMVQVHELGCEGCSKSYVFRGTKDLQPKQVQDMLGIGRPIPGQNPNQQRGPGGQPLPPANRFLQPVHKCDMSLTDILGELQRDPWPVGPGKRPLRSTGVALAVATGLLEASYANTGARIMLFVGGPCSQGPGQVVTDDLRQPIRSHHDIHKDNAKHMKKATKHYEGLAARAATNGHIIDIYTCALDQTGLLEMRQCCNSTGGHMVMGDSFNSSLFKQTFQRVFAKDSKGDLKMAFNATLDIKTSREIKVSGAIGPCVSLGVKGASVGEQEVGFGGTCQWKFCSLTPSTTTALFFEVVNQHTAPIPQGGRGCIQFITQYQHSSGQRRIRVTTIARNWADATTSTHHISAGFDQEAAAVLMSRLAVFRAESDDSPDVLRWVDRMLIRLCQKFGEYSKDDPNSFRLAENFSLYPQFMYHLRRSQFLQVFNNSPDETSFYRHMLMREDLTNSLIMVQPILYSYGFSGPPEPVLLDTSSIQPDRILLMDTFFQILIFHGETIAQWRQLKYQDLPEYENFRQLLAAPVDDAAEILAGRFPAPRYIDTEQGGSQARFLLSKVNPSQTHNNMYAYGAESGAPVLTDDVSLQVFMEHLKKLAVSSTA, encoded by the exons ATGACCACATACGAGGATTTCATTCAGCAGAATGAGGACCGGGACGGCGTACGTTTCACTTGGAACGTCTGGCCCTCCTCTCGCGTGGACGCCACAAGACTAGTCGTGCCATTAGGAACCCTGTATCAGCCGATTAAAGAAAGGCCAGACCTGCCGCCGATACAGTACGATCCAGTCCTTTGCACACGGTCCACTTGCAGGGCAATTTTGAATCCACTATGCCAGGTGGATTACCGTGCTAAACTATGGGTGTGCAATCTTTGCTTCCAGAGGAATCCT ttccCTCCGCAATATGCTGCTATTTCGGAGCAGCATCAGCCAGCTGAACTCATACCAATGTATTCAACAATCGAATACACTATAATG AGAGCGCAGTGTTTGCCTCCCATATTCCTATTGGTCGTGGATACGTGCATGGACGACGAGGAATTGGGTTCTCTTAAAGATTCGTTGCAAATGTCGCTGTCCTTACTTCCGCCCAATGCTTTCATTGGCCTGATTACATTTGGAAGAATGGTTCAGGTTCACGAACTGGGTTGCGAAGGATGCAGCAAGAGTTACGTTTTCCGTGGTACCAAGGACTTGCAGCCGAAGCAAGTTCAAGACATGCTAG GAATCGGCCGACCAATACCGGGACAGAATCCAAATCAACAGAGAGGACCGGGTGGGCAACCGCTGCCGCCGGCTAATCGCTTTTTACAGCCTGTACATAAATGTGATATGAGTTTAACGGACATTCTGGGAGAGTTGCAACGCGATCCGTGGCCCGTGGGCCCAGGGAAACGCCCGTTGAGATCCACTGGTGTTGCATTGGCTGTTGCTACTGGTCTTTTAGAAGCTAGCTACGCTAATACAGGAGCTAG GATAATGCTGTTCGTTGGTGGACCCTGCTCTCAAGGTCCCGGTCAGGTTGTAACGGACGATTTGAGGCAGCCTATCAGATCGCACCACGATATCCACAAAGATAATGCCAAGCATATGAAGAAGGCAACTAAACACTACGAGGGCCTTGCGGCACGGGCTGCGACCAATGGGCACATAATAGATATCTACACTTGCGCTCTAGATCAAACCGGTCTGCTGGAAATGAGGCAATGCTGCAACTCAACTGGCGGCCACATGGTCATGGGAGACTCCTTCAACTCCTCTTTATTTAAACAAACGTTCCAACGCGTGTTCGCAAAGGACAGCAAGGGCGACTTGAAGATGGCATTTAACGCGACGTTGGACATCAAGACGTCGCGAGAAATCAAAGTCTCCGGAGCGATCGGGCCTTGCGTTTCCCTGGGAGTGAAAGGGGCTAGCGTCGGAGAGCAAGAGGTGGGATTCGGCGGCACATGCCAGTGGAAATTCTGCTCGCTAACTCCCTCCACCACGACCGCGCTGTTCTTCGAAGTCGTGAACCAACACACCGCGCCGATTCCGCAGGGTGGAAGGGGCTGCATTCAATTTATCACACAGTATCAGCACAGCAGCGGCCAACGAAGGATCAGAGTTACCACGATCGCTAGAAA ttgGGCAGACGCGACGACATCGACTCATCATATAAGCGCTGGTTTCGACCAGGAAGCGGCTGCCGTCCTCATGTCGCGCCTAGCCGTCTTCAGGGCAGAAAGCGACGATAGTCCAGACGTATTGAGATGGGTGGACCGAATGCTTATTAGACTA TGTCAGAAGTTTGGAGAGTACTCTAAAGACGACCCGAACAGCTTCAGGCTCGCGGAAAACTTCTCTTTGTATCCTCAGTTTATGTATCACTTACGTAGATCTCAGTTCTTACAAGTGTTCAACAATTCCCCAGATGAAACCAGCTTTTACAG ACACATGCTGATGCGGGAAGATTTAACGAATTCATTGATAATGGTGCAACCGATCTTGTACAGTTACGGATTTAGCGGCCCTCCGGAGCCAGTTCTGCTAGACACTTCGTCCATTCAACCCGATAGAATCTTGTTAATGGACACTTTcttccaaatacttatattccaCGGAGAA ACAATTGCTCAGTGGCGTCAGTTGAAATACCAGGACTTGCCCGAGTATGAGAATTTCCGGCAATTGTTAGCGGCGCCTGTCGACGATGCAGCTGAAATATTGGCAGGAAGATTCCCCGCGCCTAGGTATATCGATACCGAACAGGGTGGTTCACAAGCGAGGTTTTTATTGAGCAAAGTGAATCCCAGTCAGACTCATAATAATATGTACGCCTACGGAGCG GAGAGCGGAGCCCCTGTTTTGACCGACGACGTGAGTCTACAAGTATTTATGGAGCATTTGAAGAAACTGGCCGTGTCGTCCACGGCTTAA
- the Elm gene encoding calcineurin like EF-hand protein 1 elm isoform X3, with the protein MGNRSSLLLREEEIAQIQEATGFTPNQIERLYSRFTSLDRGDCGTLSREDFLRIPELAINPLGDRIVNAFFEESGNDRVNFLQFMQVLAHFRPIKKNCPNRLNSRQEKLRFAFKMYDLDNDDLISKDELLAILHMMVGANIRFGQHTVYKCLNR; encoded by the exons ATGGGTAACAGATCCAGTCTTCTTTTGCGCGAAGAGGAAATAGCGCAGATCCAGGAAGCCACTGGAT TTACTCCGAATCAAATCGAACGTTTGTATAGTCGCTTCACGAGTCTCGACCGTGGAGACTGCGGCACGCTTAGCCGAGAGGATTTCCTCAGGATTCCAGAATTGGCGATAAATCCTCTCGGCGATAGAATCGTCAACGCTTTCTTCGAGGAGAGCGGTAACGACAGAGTAAATTTTCTGCAATTCATGCAGGTGCTAGCTCACTTTAGACCTATTAAGAAAAACTGTCCAAATAGATTAAACTCCAGGCAAGAGAAACTGAGAT TTGCTTTCAAAATGTATGATTTGGATAACGACGATTTGATATCTAAAGATGAGCTCTTAGCTATTTTGCACATGATGGTCGGGGCGAATATAAG GTTTGGGCAACATACCGTTTACAAATGTCTAAACAGATAG
- the Elm gene encoding calcineurin like EF-hand protein 1 elm isoform X1, giving the protein MGNRSSLLLREEEIAQIQEATGFTPNQIERLYSRFTSLDRGDCGTLSREDFLRIPELAINPLGDRIVNAFFEESGNDRVNFLQFMQVLAHFRPIKKNCPNRLNSRQEKLRFAFKMYDLDNDDLISKDELLAILHMMVGANISEEQLTSIAERTIVEADENGDGVISFEEFCKALDRTDVEQKMSIRFLSLGNIPFTNV; this is encoded by the exons ATGGGTAACAGATCCAGTCTTCTTTTGCGCGAAGAGGAAATAGCGCAGATCCAGGAAGCCACTGGAT TTACTCCGAATCAAATCGAACGTTTGTATAGTCGCTTCACGAGTCTCGACCGTGGAGACTGCGGCACGCTTAGCCGAGAGGATTTCCTCAGGATTCCAGAATTGGCGATAAATCCTCTCGGCGATAGAATCGTCAACGCTTTCTTCGAGGAGAGCGGTAACGACAGAGTAAATTTTCTGCAATTCATGCAGGTGCTAGCTCACTTTAGACCTATTAAGAAAAACTGTCCAAATAGATTAAACTCCAGGCAAGAGAAACTGAGAT TTGCTTTCAAAATGTATGATTTGGATAACGACGATTTGATATCTAAAGATGAGCTCTTAGCTATTTTGCACATGATGGTCGGGGCGAATATAAG CGAGGAACAGTTAACTAGCATCGCAGAACGAACCATAGTAGAGGCTGACGAGAATGGCGACGGAGTAATATCGTTTGAAGAGTTCTGTAAAGCATTAGATCGGACAGATGTGGAGCAAAAGATGTCTATACGATTTCTTA GTTTGGGCAACATACCGTTTACAAATGTCTAA
- the Elm gene encoding calcineurin like EF-hand protein 1 elm isoform X2: MGNRSSLLLREEEIAQIQEATGFTPNQIERLYSRFTSLDRGDCGTLSREDFLRIPELAINPLGDRIVNAFFEESGNDRVNFLQFMQVLAHFRPIKKNCPNRLNSRQEKLRFAFKMYDLDNDDLISKDELLAILHMMVGANISEEQLTSIAERTIVEADENGDGVISFEEFCKALDRTDVEQKMSIRFLS; the protein is encoded by the exons ATGGGTAACAGATCCAGTCTTCTTTTGCGCGAAGAGGAAATAGCGCAGATCCAGGAAGCCACTGGAT TTACTCCGAATCAAATCGAACGTTTGTATAGTCGCTTCACGAGTCTCGACCGTGGAGACTGCGGCACGCTTAGCCGAGAGGATTTCCTCAGGATTCCAGAATTGGCGATAAATCCTCTCGGCGATAGAATCGTCAACGCTTTCTTCGAGGAGAGCGGTAACGACAGAGTAAATTTTCTGCAATTCATGCAGGTGCTAGCTCACTTTAGACCTATTAAGAAAAACTGTCCAAATAGATTAAACTCCAGGCAAGAGAAACTGAGAT TTGCTTTCAAAATGTATGATTTGGATAACGACGATTTGATATCTAAAGATGAGCTCTTAGCTATTTTGCACATGATGGTCGGGGCGAATATAAG CGAGGAACAGTTAACTAGCATCGCAGAACGAACCATAGTAGAGGCTGACGAGAATGGCGACGGAGTAATATCGTTTGAAGAGTTCTGTAAAGCATTAGATCGGACAGATGTGGAGCAAAAGATGTCTATACGATTTCTTAGTTAA